A genomic stretch from Cydia amplana chromosome 1, ilCydAmpl1.1, whole genome shotgun sequence includes:
- the LOC134653864 gene encoding PIH1 domain-containing protein 1-like has translation MSKNSITLDVDFTIMENNMRIIKENPVEDEFNRLLATIDPVPAKIVKPRPGFCVKTFTKPDNKKVFVNICLTEAIPSPRDITNDELMQILSSEDPSSYRVPMSIGEGRTVPDKSGAPATVYDVAINPEFFKKIEKDDLFQTFFLTVVFEGLQDKYQFEIEMHKFTVLKNRKSIGTLQSHRIQVRDVKHCEETVKPLIEEISEKPSRKVTEVPTIKKEIVYRLRREPPTGQIEYLLAEFKIPSSVELKDLNLEVGEDRLVLDSKGMYDQVDFFLPCSVDHDIIDATLNRNNDMLFVKMPIIH, from the exons ATGTCTAAAAATTCCATAACTTTAGATGTGGACTTTACGATAATGGAGAATAATATGAGAATTATAAAG gAAAATCCTGTTGAAGATGAGTTCAATAGACTTTTGGCTACTATAGACCCTGTGCCAGCGAAAATCGTGAAGCCGAGGCCAG GATTCTGTGTTAAAACTTTTACAAAGCCAGACAACAAAAAAGTGTTTGTGAACATCTGTCTTACTGAAGCTATTCCGTCCCCTAGAGATATTACAAATGATGAGCTAATGCAAATTCTCAGTTCCGAGGACCCTTCATCGTATAGGGTGCCCATGAGCATTGGTGAGGGGCGAACTGTGCCAGACAAATCCGGTGCCCCAGCAACTGTATATGATGTTGCTATAAACCCAGAGTTCTTTAAAAAGATAGAGAAAGATGATTTATTCCAAACATTTTTCCTCACTGTTGTGTTTGAGGGTCTTCAAGATAAGTATCAGTTTGAAATTGAGATGCACAAATTCACTGTATTAAAGAATAGAAAATCTATAGGTACACTGCAGTCTCATAGAATACAAGTAAGAGATGTGAAGCATTGTGAGGAGACAGTGAAGCCTCTCATTGAGGAAATTAGTGAGAAACCGAGCCGTAAGGTGACTGAGGTGCCAACAATTAAGAAAGAAATAGTTTACAGACTAAGAAGAGAACCACCAACTGGTCAGATTGAGTACTTGCTAGCAGAGTTTAAAATACCCTCATCA GTGGAATTGAAGGACTTGAATCTAGAAGTGGGAGAAGATCGGCTGGTTCTGGACTCCAAGGGAATGTATGATCAGGTAGACTTCTTCCTGCCTTGCAGTGTAGACCATGATATCATCGATGCCACACTCAACAGGAATAACGAT aTGCTGTTTGTAAAAATGCCGATTatccattaa
- the LOC134651332 gene encoding dnaJ homolog subfamily C member 10-like encodes MFKRVMVVFVLFGNANLSDVSFYEVLGITKHSTTQEIRQAYKKLAIKYHPDKNQDDSVQEKFLKITEAYETLKDAQKRRMYDTFGVHQPNSRHHDYRSQKEYNNMFYNGLYHEDPFVDTVSGKEFYNYLSDGFHFINFYSPFCPPCQNLADHWKKLAEVYKGIVKVGAVNCKYHNSFCYNSMSIGSYPSLLFYPNGKKGNYIYYRGAHTFKALEDFVLSYIDKSNYVPTLTYLRGLDKPMAYVLGRNRIDHDALTRLAYHLNGLVALAVIEDDNIRSELTNNEYTTVVYRFRKTVKEITSTEEKEILSEVIEALPTIEPVDPEKFKDIRNQLRTGYQNAWVLYFSKKDDDKLLLYQMRMKFPVLHFGEIDCDAWPHLCLSLQVDATPAWALLKPGGAYQKASRSADLKTFLRVAPLATKLHSLAPSAIKTLHEDVGTWVVLVVPYKASWDTIAEAFTRASLHFLNSENISFGIITCCEKTARYCREVSSNSPVMFVQTGNKRDMYSGRIDEHQIVDFIQLIKDSADLELTEEQALAILDPSREEAWLVAYLPPGHEDLKHVWRLVANKLRPLQFVRAGVLQCARGAGGFCANVRAPTARLYPIASGQHYSVSLQHLNEAPYILEWALDHIDDSVQKLNWNSFSKRVIAEELQPSSGKKPWLVYFHSPRCYRCYEMYADFAIAGILLNSAVNLGKVNCLNERGVCQHEHITSYPSLRLYLNRNNHQRFSSVISIHVQDYASLLKHIKAHLMNYDERLLAGIEVKSRHDEL; translated from the exons GATGATTCAGTTCAGGAGAAGTTTCTTAAAATCACTGAAGCATATGAAACATTAAAAGACGCACAGAAGAGGCGCATGTATGACACGTTTGGGGTCCATCAACCGAACTCCAGGCACCATGACTATCGGAGCCAGAAGGAGTATAATAACATGTTCTATAACGGTCTTTACCATGAAGATCCATTTGTAGATACAGTCTCAGGGAAAGAGTTTT ATAATTATTTAAGTGATGGGTTCCACTTCATTAACTTCTATTCTCCGTTCTGCCCACCATGTCAAAATCTAGCTGATCACTGGAAGAAGCTTGCAGAAGTATATAAGGGCATT GTAAAAGTGGGTGCAGTGAATTGTAAATACCACAATTCATTTTGCTACAACTCAATGAGCATTGGCAGCTATCCATCTCTATTATTTTATCCTAAT GGCAAAAAAGGCAACTACATTTACTACCGCGGTGCTCATACATTTAAAGCATTGGAGGATTTTGTCCTATCATACATAGATAAATCAAACTATGTACCAACTCTAACATACCTTAGAGGCCTTGACAAACCCATGGCTTATGTATTAGGAAGAAACAGAATAGACCATGATGCTTTGACAAGACTAGCATATCATTTG AATGGGCTCGTCGCACTAGCTGTGATTGAAGACGACAACATCAGGTCCGAACTAACAAACAATGAGTACACGACCGTAGTATACCGGTTCCGGAAAACGGTGAAGGAGATTACTAGCACAGAAGAGAAGGAAATCCTGAGTGAAGTCATTGAGGCTCTGCCTACCATTGAACCAGTGGACCCAGAGAAGTTTAAG GACATAAGAAACCAGCTTCGCACTGGCTACCAAAACGCCTGGGTCTTGTACTTCTCGAAGAAGGATGACGACAAACTGTTGCTGTATCAGATGAGGATGAAATTCCCAGTCTTGCATTTTG GTGAAATCGACTGCGACGCGTGGCCACACCTCTGCCTGTCCCTGCAAGTGGATGCCACGCCGGCTTGGGCCCTGCTCAAGCCGGGAGGCGCCTACCAGAAGGCCTCGCGGTCGGCCGACCTCAAGACTTTCCTCCGAGTAGCCCCGTTGGCTACTAAGCTGCACTCGTTGGCGCCATCCGCTATTAAGACTTTGCACGAAG ATGTAGGAACTTGGGTGGTGCTAGTAGTGCCATACAAGGCCTCGTGGGACACTATCGCCGAAGCATTCACGCGCGCCTCTTTGCACTTCCTGAACTCAGAAAATATAAGC TTCGGCATAATTACGTGCTGTGAAAAGACCGCGCGCTACTGCCGCGAAGTGAGTTCGAACTCGCCAGTAATGTTCGTTCAAACGGGGAACAAGAGAGACATGTACAGCGGCCGAATAGATGAACACCAGATAGTGGACTTCATACAGCTTATAAAGGATAGTgcag ATTTGGAACTGACGGAGGAGCAGGCCCTGGCGATATTAGATCCCAGCCGCGAAGAGGCGTGGCTGGTGGCCTACCTGCCGCCTGGCCACGAGGACTTGAAGCATGTGTGGCGACTGGTCGCCAATAAG CTGCGGCCGCTGCAGTTCGTGCGTGCAGGCGTGCTGCAGTgtgcgcgcggcgcgggcgggTTCTGCGCCAACGTGCGCGCGCCCACTGCGCGCCTTTACCCCATCGCGTCAGGACAGCATTACTC AGTAAGTTTGCAGCACCTAAATGAGGCGCCATACATACTGGAGTGGGCGTTGGACCATATTGACGATTCGGTGCAGAAACTCAATTGGAACTCCTTCTCCAAGCGCGTTATAGCAGAGGAACTGCAACCCTCGAG TGGCAAGAAACCCTGGTTGGTCTACTTCCACTCCCCACGGTGCTACCGCTGCTACGAAATGTATGCCGATTTCGCGATTGCTGGCATC CTACTCAACAGTGCAGTaaacctgggtaaagtgaactgTCTCAACGAGCGAGGCGTGTGTCAACACGAGCACATCACCAGCTACCCCTCCCTCCGGCTTTACCTCAACAGAAACAACCATCAGAGGTTCAGCAGTGTCATCTCCATACATGTGCAGGACTATGCCTCTCTTCTTAAGCACATCAAAGCACACTTGATGAATTATGATGAAAGATTACTGGCTGGCATTGAGGTGAAGTCGAGGCATGATGAGTTATAA